A region of Rhodoferax potami DNA encodes the following proteins:
- the glyQ gene encoding glycine--tRNA ligase subunit alpha: MLTFQQIILRLQDYWDRQGCALLQPYDMEVGAGTSHTATFLRAIGPEPWKAAYVQPSRRPKDGRYGENPNRLQHYYQYQVVLKPAPANILELYLGSLEALGFDLKKNDIRFVEDDWENPTLGAWGLGWEVWLNGMEVTQFTYFQQVGGIDCKPATGEITYGLERLAMYLQGVDNVYNLQWTDTLKYGDVYHQNEVEQSTYNFEHSDADFLFTAFNAHEKQAKYLIEQQLALPAYEQVLKAAHSFNLLDARGAISVTERAAYIGRIRNLARSVAQSYYESRERLGFPMAPREWIEQMPKKAA, from the coding sequence ATGCTCACTTTTCAGCAAATCATTCTTCGCCTCCAGGACTACTGGGATCGCCAGGGTTGCGCGCTCTTGCAGCCCTATGACATGGAAGTCGGTGCCGGCACCTCACATACGGCCACCTTCTTGCGTGCCATTGGCCCTGAGCCATGGAAGGCTGCCTATGTGCAACCCAGCCGCCGGCCGAAAGACGGCCGCTATGGTGAGAACCCCAACCGCTTGCAGCACTACTACCAATACCAGGTGGTGTTGAAGCCAGCACCGGCCAATATCCTGGAGCTCTACCTCGGCTCCTTGGAAGCCTTGGGGTTCGACCTTAAAAAGAACGACATCCGCTTTGTGGAAGACGACTGGGAAAACCCCACACTGGGCGCATGGGGCCTTGGGTGGGAGGTCTGGCTCAACGGCATGGAAGTCACCCAGTTCACCTATTTCCAGCAAGTGGGCGGCATTGATTGCAAGCCCGCTACTGGCGAGATCACATACGGCCTAGAGCGATTGGCTATGTATCTGCAAGGCGTCGACAACGTCTACAACCTGCAGTGGACCGACACGCTGAAATACGGCGACGTCTACCACCAGAACGAAGTCGAGCAATCCACCTACAACTTTGAGCACAGCGACGCCGACTTTTTGTTCACCGCGTTCAATGCGCACGAGAAGCAAGCCAAATACCTGATCGAACAGCAACTGGCCCTGCCTGCCTATGAGCAAGTGCTCAAGGCCGCGCACAGCTTCAACCTGCTGGACGCACGGGGCGCTATCAGCGTGACTGAGCGTGCAGCGTATATCGGTCGCATCCGCAATTTGGCGCGCAGCGTGGCGCAGTCTTACTACGAGAGCCGGGAGCGTTTGGGCTTCCCGATGGCGCCGCGCGAGTGGATTGAACAGATGCCCAAGAAGGCCGCGTAA
- the lnt gene encoding apolipoprotein N-acyltransferase → MTVVRRGQDRLPAPPWGIVAILCIAAIAQSISASWPFDAYFSKGQLFWWIQPIALALLVFAGTQAPTPKAAAHYAWWFATVWLSTTFWWLYVAMHTYGGLPSLLAAVAVVALSVALAAYYAGAMWAWRRWALGTYWGAIVGFAALWLMAEMARGTWLTGFGWGAIGYAHIDGPLAFFLPWIGSYGVSALAAAWAASLAVALARCQIAPAVWVSVLLLAPTLLPAGANQWTTPTSSLQVTLLQGNIPQDEKFETGSGVPLALQWYRDALQQAEGDLVVAPETAIPLLPQQLPEGYWTSLSSKFETSAQAALVGIPLGSYQAGYTNSVVALAAGQTGWQYDKHHLVPFGEFIPPLFKWFTRLMNIPLGDFNRGPLGQPSLTVKGERVAPNICYEDLYGEELATRFTDAALAPTVFANVSNLGWFNRSVALDQHLHISRTRALEFQRPFVRATNTGATAILSHEGVVQDLLPPQTRGVLRGEVQGRSGITPFAWWASRYGLWPLWLIALAVLAVLWRQRDSHPPS, encoded by the coding sequence ATGACGGTCGTACGCCGCGGTCAGGACCGACTGCCTGCGCCTCCTTGGGGCATAGTTGCTATTCTTTGTATAGCGGCAATCGCACAATCTATCAGCGCTAGCTGGCCTTTTGATGCTTATTTCTCCAAGGGGCAGCTCTTTTGGTGGATACAGCCCATTGCTCTTGCGCTGCTAGTTTTCGCAGGGACACAGGCGCCAACTCCCAAAGCGGCTGCCCACTACGCATGGTGGTTCGCTACCGTATGGCTCAGCACCACGTTCTGGTGGTTGTATGTGGCGATGCACACCTATGGTGGCTTGCCATCGCTGCTGGCGGCTGTTGCGGTGGTTGCGTTGTCGGTGGCGTTAGCCGCTTACTACGCAGGTGCAATGTGGGCTTGGCGCCGGTGGGCGCTGGGTACTTACTGGGGCGCTATTGTGGGCTTTGCGGCCCTTTGGCTCATGGCTGAAATGGCGCGCGGCACTTGGCTCACGGGCTTTGGCTGGGGCGCTATCGGGTACGCGCATATCGACGGCCCGCTGGCCTTCTTCTTGCCTTGGATTGGAAGCTACGGCGTCAGCGCCTTGGCAGCCGCCTGGGCCGCTTCGCTGGCTGTCGCTTTGGCGCGTTGTCAGATCGCACCGGCGGTGTGGGTCAGCGTGCTATTGCTTGCGCCCACGCTGCTGCCTGCAGGCGCCAACCAGTGGACTACGCCGACAAGCAGCCTGCAGGTCACCCTCTTGCAAGGGAATATTCCCCAAGACGAAAAGTTCGAAACCGGCAGCGGCGTGCCACTCGCGTTGCAGTGGTACCGCGACGCCTTGCAGCAAGCCGAGGGCGATTTGGTCGTCGCACCAGAGACCGCTATTCCACTTTTGCCCCAACAGCTCCCCGAGGGTTACTGGACCAGCTTAAGCAGCAAGTTCGAGACCTCGGCGCAGGCAGCACTAGTCGGCATACCGCTAGGGAGCTATCAGGCGGGCTACACCAATTCGGTGGTCGCGCTCGCCGCCGGTCAAACCGGCTGGCAATACGACAAACACCATTTGGTCCCTTTCGGCGAGTTCATTCCGCCGCTGTTCAAGTGGTTTACCCGGCTGATGAATATTCCGCTCGGTGATTTCAACCGTGGCCCGCTCGGTCAGCCCTCTTTGACCGTGAAAGGCGAACGGGTCGCCCCGAATATTTGCTATGAAGACTTGTATGGCGAAGAGCTGGCGACTCGGTTTACCGATGCCGCGCTTGCGCCCACAGTGTTTGCCAACGTAAGTAACCTCGGTTGGTTCAATCGCAGCGTGGCGCTGGATCAGCACCTCCACATTTCACGCACCCGCGCTCTCGAGTTTCAGCGCCCGTTCGTGCGGGCCACCAATACCGGCGCGACCGCCATATTGAGCCACGAGGGCGTTGTCCAAGACCTGCTCCCACCCCAGACCCGCGGAGTGCTGCGAGGTGAGGTTCAGGGCCGAAGCGGCATCACCCCATTTGCGTGGTGGGCCTCTCGATACGGCCTATGGCCCCTGTGGCTGATAGCGCTGGCTGTATTGGCCGTCTTGTGGCGGCAACGCGACTCCCATCCCCCTTCCTGA
- a CDS encoding HlyC/CorC family transporter — protein sequence MSDPHPARHLEREDKRTFLQKLAEFLHPGPDSTAELIETLAEAEDNNIIGAESRVMLEGVIRMADMTAGDVMVPATRMDLLDIQATPDELMHKVIDTAHSRFPVYDGERENIIGILMAKDLLKLQRAPELNIRALLRPAVFVPESKGLNDLLRDFRGNRNHLAIVIDEFGRVAGLITIEDVLEQIVGEIEDEFDIAEDEGDIFALADQTYRVSGDTTLERINEAFSLTMRGEDPEDDFDTIGGLIAHEMGHVPKRGERYSLCGLDFTVLHTKGGAVKWFKVSHTPAPGITD from the coding sequence GTGTCTGATCCGCATCCAGCGCGCCATCTCGAACGAGAAGACAAGCGCACCTTTCTCCAGAAGCTCGCCGAGTTCCTCCACCCCGGGCCCGATTCCACTGCGGAATTGATTGAGACACTGGCTGAGGCCGAAGACAACAACATCATCGGCGCTGAGTCGCGGGTCATGCTGGAAGGCGTTATCCGGATGGCGGACATGACCGCGGGGGATGTGATGGTCCCCGCGACCCGTATGGACCTGCTGGACATTCAGGCTACGCCGGATGAGCTGATGCACAAGGTCATAGACACCGCGCACTCGCGCTTCCCTGTTTATGACGGTGAGCGCGAGAACATTATTGGCATCTTGATGGCCAAAGACCTGCTCAAGCTGCAGCGCGCGCCCGAGCTCAACATCCGCGCCCTCTTGCGTCCGGCGGTCTTCGTTCCAGAGTCCAAAGGGTTGAATGACCTCTTGCGCGACTTCAGGGGCAACCGCAACCACTTGGCCATCGTGATCGATGAGTTCGGCCGAGTCGCTGGACTCATCACGATTGAAGACGTGCTGGAACAAATCGTTGGTGAAATTGAGGATGAATTCGATATCGCCGAAGACGAGGGTGACATCTTTGCGCTGGCCGACCAGACTTACCGGGTTAGTGGTGACACAACCCTCGAACGCATTAACGAGGCGTTCTCCCTCACCATGCGGGGCGAAGACCCTGAGGACGACTTTGACACGATTGGCGGCCTGATTGCCCATGAAATGGGCCACGTGCCCAAACGCGGAGAGCGCTACAGCTTGTGTGGACTCGACTTTACGGTGCTGCACACCAAGGGTGGCGCGGTGAAGTGGTTCAAGGTTTCACATACTCCAGCACCAGGCATCACTGACTGA
- a CDS encoding GNAT family N-acetyltransferase has protein sequence MAPSLRGHGIGGRLYERAALHARNEGVEVLQIQALAENAAMLAIARKRGATVHRHGSESEAYLKLPRADLESRLRELAGEYWAGLHYSLVAQSRIWVEMLKGFQSVRSRAIAAAKICSP, from the coding sequence GTGGCCCCGTCACTACGCGGCCATGGAATTGGCGGCAGACTCTACGAAAGAGCCGCTTTGCACGCTCGCAATGAGGGTGTCGAGGTGCTTCAGATACAAGCGCTCGCTGAAAATGCCGCAATGCTGGCGATAGCCCGCAAGCGGGGTGCGACCGTTCACCGGCACGGTTCAGAATCAGAGGCGTATCTCAAGTTGCCCCGTGCTGATTTGGAGTCACGATTGCGTGAGTTGGCAGGAGAGTATTGGGCGGGGTTGCATTACAGCCTCGTGGCCCAAAGCCGTATCTGGGTGGAGATGCTGAAGGGCTTTCAGAGTGTCCGCAGTCGGGCTATCGCCGCTGCAAAAATATGTTCGCCTTAG
- the istB gene encoding IS21-like element helper ATPase IstB produces MTPIPELVPHLKQLRLSGILDSLDARNRQAIESKLAYTEFLAILMGDEVARREQNSFSTRLRRAQFRSTKTLEQFDFERLPQLNRALVHDLATGRYVRECSPVLIVGPSGTGKSHLAQALGHCAIRQGVDVLFTNCSALTQSLHAARATNAYERKLQTLSRIPVLIIDDFGLKPLRAPADEDLHELIAERYERTATIVTSNLDFTEWDQAFPVNPLLASATLDRLRHNAYCLVLDGQSYRAPRQMPTTMPTKTKNSTQQKDVK; encoded by the coding sequence ATGACACCCATCCCCGAACTCGTTCCACATCTCAAGCAGTTGCGCTTGTCCGGTATTCTGGATTCGCTGGACGCCAGAAACCGCCAGGCGATTGAATCGAAGTTGGCCTATACGGAGTTCCTGGCCATCCTGATGGGCGATGAAGTGGCCCGCCGGGAGCAGAACAGTTTCAGTACCCGCCTGCGCCGGGCCCAGTTCCGCTCCACCAAAACGCTGGAGCAGTTTGACTTCGAGCGGCTACCCCAACTCAACCGCGCGCTGGTGCATGACCTGGCCACCGGGCGCTACGTGCGGGAGTGTTCTCCGGTATTGATTGTTGGCCCTAGTGGAACCGGCAAGAGTCATCTTGCGCAGGCCTTGGGCCATTGTGCGATCCGTCAGGGCGTGGATGTGCTGTTTACCAACTGCTCGGCACTCACGCAGTCACTGCACGCCGCGCGCGCCACCAACGCCTACGAGCGCAAGCTGCAGACCTTGAGTCGCATTCCGGTACTCATCATTGATGACTTCGGACTCAAGCCTCTGCGTGCGCCGGCCGACGAAGACCTGCATGAACTCATTGCCGAGCGCTACGAGCGCACTGCCACCATCGTCACCAGCAATCTGGACTTTACTGAATGGGATCAGGCATTCCCAGTCAACCCGCTCTTGGCATCCGCAACCTTGGACCGCTTACGTCACAACGCATACTGCCTGGTGCTTGATGGCCAGTCCTATCGGGCGCCACGCCAGATGCCGACCACCATGCCGACAAAAACAAAGAATTCAACGCAACAAAAAGACGTCAAATAA
- the istA gene encoding IS21 family transposase: protein MHEYRNVLIRLRAGDGDREIARLGLMGRVKVASFREHARSLGWLEAELPLPEPEVIALSLCAAAKRPSSTVSKAHPWREQVARWMAAGVEGVAIHAALVREHQFCGSYSSVYRIMRDIAKAQPRTDLTVRLSFKPGEAAQVDFGAGPFLVHPDGQRRRTWAFVMTLCHSRHQYVEFVWDQTVATWLGCHRRAFEWFGGVPERVIIDNAKCAIIKACRFDPQVQRSYAECAEGYEFKIDPCPPHDPQKKGIVESGVKYVKRNFLSTREFRDLADLNAQAQAWVLQEAGVRIHGTTRQQPMDLFALERALLKPLPPQAPDLGVWQCVTLHRDCHVKFDYKLYSAPFALVGKELWLRATDNCVTLFDDYRLVATHARGQRPGERLTTKDHLPPEAQLFFARDREWLGTQALQIGPYCQQVIDWLLSDRILERLRAAQGVIGLAKTYSAQRVELACRRAMAHNSPYYRTVKTILSSNSDRLPMPDHSIVPTYAKARFVRDAASLFTPDTHNPQQDLLH, encoded by the coding sequence ATGCATGAATACAGAAACGTTTTAATCAGACTACGCGCCGGTGACGGCGATCGCGAGATCGCGCGTCTGGGCCTTATGGGCCGGGTCAAGGTGGCGAGCTTTCGCGAACACGCCCGCAGCTTGGGCTGGTTGGAGGCTGAGCTGCCGCTGCCCGAACCCGAAGTTATTGCCCTGAGTCTGTGCGCAGCGGCCAAGCGCCCATCCAGCACGGTCTCCAAAGCCCACCCATGGCGCGAACAAGTGGCGCGCTGGATGGCTGCCGGGGTTGAGGGCGTAGCCATTCATGCCGCGTTGGTGCGCGAGCACCAGTTCTGCGGCAGCTACTCCTCTGTCTATCGCATCATGCGTGACATTGCCAAGGCACAGCCGCGTACCGATCTCACTGTGAGACTGAGCTTCAAGCCCGGCGAAGCCGCTCAGGTTGACTTTGGCGCGGGGCCATTTTTGGTGCATCCGGATGGACAGCGTAGGCGCACCTGGGCCTTTGTTATGACCTTGTGTCACAGCCGCCATCAGTATGTGGAATTCGTCTGGGACCAAACGGTGGCCACATGGCTGGGCTGCCACCGCCGTGCCTTTGAGTGGTTTGGCGGTGTGCCCGAGCGCGTGATCATCGACAACGCCAAGTGCGCCATCATCAAGGCTTGCCGATTTGACCCGCAGGTGCAGCGCTCCTATGCCGAGTGCGCTGAAGGTTATGAATTCAAGATTGACCCGTGCCCGCCGCACGATCCGCAGAAGAAGGGTATCGTGGAGTCGGGCGTCAAATACGTCAAGCGTAACTTCCTGTCTACCCGCGAATTCCGTGATCTGGCGGACCTTAATGCACAGGCGCAGGCGTGGGTATTGCAGGAAGCCGGTGTGCGCATTCACGGCACCACCCGCCAGCAGCCCATGGATTTGTTTGCGCTGGAGCGGGCCTTGCTCAAGCCGCTTCCACCGCAGGCGCCGGACTTGGGCGTTTGGCAGTGCGTGACGCTGCACCGCGACTGCCACGTCAAGTTTGACTACAAGCTGTATTCCGCCCCCTTTGCGCTGGTGGGCAAAGAGCTGTGGCTACGTGCCACCGATAACTGCGTGACTTTGTTTGATGACTACCGATTGGTGGCAACCCATGCGCGGGGACAGCGTCCCGGTGAACGCCTCACGACCAAAGACCACTTGCCACCCGAGGCACAACTCTTCTTTGCCCGTGACCGCGAGTGGCTGGGTACCCAAGCGCTGCAAATCGGACCGTACTGTCAGCAGGTTATTGACTGGCTACTGAGTGACCGGATTCTGGAGCGATTGCGCGCAGCTCAGGGTGTGATTGGTCTGGCAAAGACCTACAGCGCCCAGCGTGTTGAGCTCGCCTGCCGACGTGCCATGGCCCACAACAGTCCGTATTACCGCACTGTCAAGACCATCCTGAGCAGTAATTCCGACCGGCTACCGATGCCTGATCACAGCATCGTGCCTACCTATGCAAAGGCCCGGTTTGTCCGCGACGCCGCAAGCCTCTTCACCCCCGATACCCACAACCCGCAGCAGGATTTGCTGCATTAA
- a CDS encoding FFLEELY motif protein, with protein sequence MKNHKGADQIHRAFHEIALLRSSNESHPSRSVTLRAVKAYQSKRFQETYHDLLASEAYGPACDFFLTEIYGDQDFSQRDREFERIAKSIERMFTRNILEVAIDLTELHALTELLDTKMAKAIESLGYKPRQVPLDNATYAVAWRVSGLSAQRTQQLRMVLDLGKRLERITTMRGIRMTLRAMRLPARAANLSALQAFLEKGFETFSEL encoded by the coding sequence ATGAAGAACCACAAAGGCGCCGATCAGATACACCGGGCATTTCATGAAATCGCGCTCCTTCGGAGCTCTAACGAATCTCACCCATCACGCAGTGTGACTTTACGGGCGGTCAAAGCCTACCAGAGCAAGCGCTTTCAAGAGACTTACCACGATCTGCTCGCTAGCGAGGCCTATGGTCCTGCATGCGACTTCTTTCTCACGGAGATCTATGGAGACCAAGACTTCTCACAACGAGACCGGGAGTTTGAACGCATTGCCAAATCTATAGAGCGCATGTTCACGAGGAATATCCTCGAGGTGGCCATAGACCTCACTGAACTTCACGCGCTGACTGAGCTTTTAGATACAAAAATGGCCAAGGCGATCGAATCATTGGGCTACAAACCTCGCCAAGTGCCGTTGGATAACGCGACCTATGCGGTAGCGTGGCGTGTGAGTGGACTTTCAGCACAAAGAACGCAGCAACTGAGAATGGTCTTGGATCTGGGCAAAAGGCTGGAACGCATAACAACCATGCGTGGGATTCGAATGACCCTTAGGGCGATGCGCCTACCCGCCCGCGCAGCCAATCTGTCTGCGCTTCAAGCCTTTCTCGAAAAGGGCTTTGAGACGTTCAGTGAACTGTAA
- the tnpC gene encoding IS66 family transposase, with protein sequence MSMPNTSTPTFTVETVMGLSPQSIAQTLQAQAASISALEQQLEWFKRQLFGKKSERFAPLPDAQQMHLGQLLGDLPATDAPEADSDSNTIPAHQRRKPRSNFADEGTPASFFDETKVPVHTIELANPETKDLSPDQYEVVSQKVSHRLAQRPGAYVVLKYVRSVIKRHDTQTLHCAGAPTGIIEGSRADVSLLAGVVVDKFAWHIPLYRQHQRLSQAGFKLSRAWLTQLAQKTISLLEPIYDTQLESIRNSRVKAMDETPIKAGRSGPGKMKAAYFWPVYGELDEVCFAYFESRRHEHVQQALGLPGATDAVLLTDGYEAYARYAAKTGITHAQCWAHCRRGFFEALGAEPQAAGQALQQIGEIYAQEEAIRERDLYGDAKREHRLSHSKPLVQNFFEWVDLQFERQGFLPSNPLTKALAYARERRAQLQVFLGDADVAMDTNHLERALRAIPMGRRNWLFCWTEVGAKRAGIMQSLIVTCRLHDIDPYTYLVDVLQRVGHHPASRVSELTPRQWKQHFAENPLRSPLHGLVT encoded by the coding sequence ATGTCGATGCCCAATACCAGCACTCCCACATTTACCGTCGAAACGGTCATGGGGCTGTCGCCGCAGAGCATCGCGCAGACACTGCAAGCACAGGCCGCCAGCATCAGCGCGCTGGAGCAGCAGCTCGAATGGTTCAAACGCCAACTCTTTGGCAAGAAGAGCGAGCGCTTTGCACCCTTGCCCGATGCGCAGCAAATGCACCTGGGGCAACTCCTGGGCGACCTCCCTGCCACTGATGCGCCCGAAGCCGACTCCGACTCCAACACCATCCCTGCACACCAGCGACGCAAACCCCGCAGCAACTTTGCCGACGAGGGCACGCCCGCATCGTTCTTTGACGAAACCAAGGTGCCCGTGCACACCATCGAGCTGGCCAACCCCGAGACCAAAGACCTCTCGCCCGATCAGTACGAGGTTGTCAGCCAGAAGGTCAGCCACCGCTTGGCACAGCGCCCCGGTGCCTATGTGGTGCTGAAGTATGTGCGCTCTGTCATCAAGCGCCACGACACGCAAACCCTGCACTGTGCGGGCGCGCCAACAGGCATCATTGAGGGCAGCCGCGCTGACGTGAGCTTGCTCGCAGGCGTTGTTGTTGACAAGTTTGCCTGGCACATTCCGCTGTACCGGCAGCACCAGCGCCTGAGCCAAGCGGGCTTCAAACTCAGCCGGGCGTGGCTGACGCAACTGGCGCAAAAGACCATTTCCCTGCTGGAGCCGATTTACGACACGCAGCTCGAGTCGATCCGCAACAGCCGGGTCAAGGCAATGGACGAGACCCCCATCAAGGCCGGGCGCAGTGGGCCCGGCAAGATGAAGGCGGCCTACTTCTGGCCTGTGTACGGCGAACTCGATGAGGTGTGCTTTGCCTATTTCGAGTCGCGCCGCCACGAGCACGTACAGCAGGCATTGGGGCTGCCAGGGGCCACAGATGCCGTGTTGCTCACTGACGGCTATGAGGCCTATGCACGTTACGCTGCCAAGACCGGCATTACGCATGCCCAATGCTGGGCGCACTGCAGGCGTGGCTTCTTTGAAGCTCTAGGGGCCGAGCCACAGGCCGCTGGCCAGGCGCTGCAGCAAATTGGCGAGATTTACGCCCAGGAAGAAGCCATTCGTGAACGTGACCTCTACGGGGATGCCAAACGAGAGCACCGTCTAAGCCACAGCAAACCGCTGGTGCAGAACTTCTTTGAATGGGTGGATTTGCAGTTCGAGCGGCAAGGCTTCCTGCCCAGCAATCCGTTGACCAAGGCATTGGCCTATGCACGCGAGCGCCGCGCGCAACTGCAGGTGTTTCTGGGCGATGCGGATGTGGCCATGGATACGAACCATCTGGAACGCGCCTTGCGCGCGATACCAATGGGCAGGCGCAATTGGTTATTCTGCTGGACGGAGGTGGGCGCCAAGCGCGCGGGCATCATGCAGAGCCTGATCGTGACATGCCGTTTACATGACATTGACCCCTACACCTACCTGGTTGATGTCTTGCAACGCGTAGGCCACCACCCCGCCTCCAGAGTTTCAGAACTGACGCCTCGTCAATGGAAGCAGCACTTCGCCGAGAATCCATTGCGTTCACCATTACACGGTTTGGTAACGTAG
- the tnpB gene encoding IS66 family insertion sequence element accessory protein TnpB (TnpB, as the term is used for proteins encoded by IS66 family insertion elements, is considered an accessory protein, since TnpC, encoded by a neighboring gene, is a DDE family transposase.) has product MFFPEGRIRVFLYGQAADMRQSYDGLYALARQGFEVDVLAGHMFVFINRRQTQMKVLYFDRSGWCLWCKRLESGKFSRKGVQGGSGEIDCTALKLMLEGIEVRRRHKRYQHPARR; this is encoded by the coding sequence ATGTTCTTTCCCGAGGGCCGCATTCGCGTGTTCCTGTATGGCCAAGCTGCCGATATGCGCCAGTCCTACGACGGCTTGTACGCTCTGGCACGCCAGGGGTTTGAAGTGGATGTGCTGGCCGGACACATGTTTGTTTTCATCAACCGGCGGCAAACACAGATGAAGGTGCTGTACTTTGACCGCAGCGGCTGGTGCCTGTGGTGCAAGCGTTTGGAGAGCGGCAAGTTCTCCCGTAAAGGCGTTCAAGGCGGCAGTGGCGAGATCGACTGCACGGCGCTCAAACTGATGCTCGAAGGCATCGAAGTGCGCCGACGCCACAAACGCTACCAACACCCTGCGCGGAGGTGA